A single region of the Halopiger xanaduensis SH-6 genome encodes:
- a CDS encoding NUDIX hydrolase, whose amino-acid sequence MTVNIPSHVPREQQTIQLSPSKVEAFREWTVEGTGLTAAARITDPDGRIALVKNRWSDGWIVPGGAVESGEAPADAARREVREETGLEATIDEPLLGIDQTYVSETENGGETRLSAQFLVFDARADGSIPDVERLGVEQGEIRAARWFETLPPNLHEDDLFRPHLRE is encoded by the coding sequence ATGACTGTCAATATTCCGTCTCACGTTCCGCGAGAGCAGCAGACGATCCAACTCTCGCCGTCAAAGGTGGAGGCGTTTCGTGAGTGGACCGTCGAGGGAACCGGACTAACCGCCGCCGCCCGCATCACCGATCCCGACGGACGGATCGCGCTCGTCAAGAACCGCTGGTCCGACGGCTGGATCGTCCCCGGCGGCGCGGTCGAGTCCGGCGAAGCGCCCGCCGACGCCGCGCGGCGCGAAGTGCGCGAGGAGACGGGCCTCGAGGCGACGATCGACGAGCCGCTGCTCGGTATCGATCAGACGTACGTCTCCGAAACTGAGAACGGCGGCGAGACTCGACTATCGGCGCAGTTCCTCGTGTTCGACGCTCGAGCGGACGGATCGATTCCCGATGTCGAGCGGCTGGGCGTCGAACAGGGCGAAATCAGAGCGGCGCGGTGGTTCGAGACGTTGCCTCCGAACCTGCACGAAGACGACCTGTTTCGACCGCACCTCCGAGAATAG
- the pyrE gene encoding orotate phosphoribosyltransferase — MTNQELIDALRDAEAVKFGEFELSHGGTSEYYVDKYLFETDPTCLEAIADAFAERIEPGDKLAGVALGAVPLAAATSVAADAPYVIARKQRKDYGTANLIEGRLEEGEEVVVLEDIVTTGTSLVDAIEALREAGATVERALVVVDRQEGGRENVEDAGVEMEALVTAEELLADAERD, encoded by the coding sequence ATGACGAATCAGGAACTCATCGACGCCCTGCGCGACGCGGAGGCCGTCAAGTTCGGCGAGTTCGAACTCTCCCACGGCGGCACCAGCGAGTACTACGTCGACAAGTACCTCTTCGAGACCGACCCGACCTGCCTCGAGGCCATCGCCGACGCCTTCGCCGAGCGGATCGAACCGGGCGACAAACTCGCCGGCGTCGCCCTCGGCGCGGTCCCGCTCGCGGCCGCCACGAGCGTCGCCGCCGACGCGCCCTACGTCATCGCGCGCAAGCAGCGCAAGGACTACGGGACGGCCAACCTGATCGAGGGCCGCCTCGAGGAGGGCGAGGAGGTCGTCGTTTTAGAGGACATCGTGACGACGGGGACGAGCCTCGTCGACGCGATCGAGGCGCTGCGCGAGGCGGGCGCGACCGTCGAGCGCGCGCTGGTCGTGGTCGACCGGCAGGAGGGCGGCCGCGAGAACGTCGAGGACGCCGGCGTCGAGATGGAGGCGCTGGTGACAGCCGAGGAGCTGCTGGCGGACGCGGAGCGGGACTGA
- a CDS encoding alpha/beta hydrolase, with product MTPQRADEPHPDVQRFLERYESIEALSFDEGTVEDARGMFEKLRSGEPVVDLESVEDRAIEGPRGDVPIRVYEPGTDGEERPLVLYFHGGGWVVGSVDTHDDTCRKFADETGYPVVSVDYGLAPEYPFPEGLLDCYAALEWAAEAETAAELRADPDRLVLAGDSAGGNLAAATALLARDRGGPDVAYQVLLYPVTGDPRPTDAFEENAEGYFLSAADSSWFERHYFARDVDRGNVYALPRRAHDLSDLPPATVVTAGFDPLRDDGAAYAERLEEAGVPVSYHNYEDMIHGFFGMISAPVDVDVAHEAYARVAADLESALE from the coding sequence ATGACACCGCAACGCGCCGACGAACCGCATCCCGACGTGCAGCGATTCCTCGAGCGCTACGAGTCGATCGAGGCGCTGTCGTTCGACGAGGGCACCGTCGAGGACGCCAGGGGGATGTTCGAGAAACTGCGCAGCGGCGAGCCGGTCGTCGACCTCGAGTCCGTCGAGGACCGGGCGATCGAGGGCCCGCGCGGCGACGTTCCGATTCGGGTCTACGAACCGGGGACCGACGGCGAGGAGCGGCCGCTCGTGCTGTACTTCCACGGCGGCGGCTGGGTCGTCGGCAGCGTCGACACCCACGACGATACCTGCCGAAAGTTCGCCGACGAGACGGGGTATCCCGTGGTCAGCGTCGACTACGGACTCGCCCCCGAATATCCGTTCCCCGAGGGGCTGCTCGACTGCTACGCCGCCCTCGAGTGGGCCGCGGAGGCGGAGACGGCCGCCGAACTGCGCGCCGATCCCGACCGGCTCGTCCTCGCCGGCGACAGCGCCGGGGGCAATCTCGCCGCGGCGACCGCGCTGCTCGCCCGCGACCGCGGCGGACCCGACGTCGCGTACCAAGTACTGCTCTACCCCGTAACGGGAGATCCGCGGCCGACCGACGCCTTCGAAGAAAACGCGGAGGGCTACTTCCTCTCGGCCGCCGATTCGTCGTGGTTCGAGCGCCACTACTTCGCTCGCGACGTCGACCGGGGCAACGTCTACGCGCTGCCGCGGCGCGCGCACGACCTCTCGGACCTGCCGCCGGCGACGGTCGTCACCGCCGGCTTCGATCCGCTGCGAGACGACGGCGCCGCCTACGCCGAGCGCCTCGAGGAGGCGGGCGTCCCGGTCAGCTACCACAACTACGAGGACATGATCCACGGCTTCTTCGGCATGATCTCGGCGCCGGTCGACGTCGACGTGGCCCACGAGGCCTACGCGCGGGTCGCGGCGGATCTGGAATCGGCGCTCGAGTGA
- a CDS encoding CDP-2,3-bis-(O-geranylgeranyl)-sn-glycerol synthase, with amino-acid sequence MTLLETVVVAFWAMLPAYVPNNAAVLAGGGRPIDGGRTWGDRRVLGDGKTWRGTATGILAGLALAALLTVLAPAVSDALGFDVPAFEPLAALGLAAGAMLGDILASFLKRRAGRQRGAMFPGLDQLDFVVVSLPLTALLATDWFRDVFTWDVILVVVVVTPILHVSTNVIAYKLGLKNEPW; translated from the coding sequence ATGACGCTACTCGAGACTGTCGTCGTCGCTTTCTGGGCGATGCTGCCGGCCTACGTTCCCAACAACGCCGCGGTGCTAGCCGGCGGGGGACGACCGATCGACGGCGGTCGAACGTGGGGCGATAGACGGGTACTCGGGGACGGCAAGACCTGGCGCGGTACGGCGACGGGGATTCTCGCGGGGCTCGCGCTGGCGGCCCTCCTGACCGTCCTCGCACCGGCCGTCAGCGACGCGCTCGGCTTCGACGTGCCCGCGTTCGAGCCGCTCGCGGCGCTCGGCCTCGCCGCCGGGGCGATGCTCGGCGACATCCTCGCCTCCTTTCTCAAGCGCCGAGCCGGTCGCCAGCGCGGCGCGATGTTCCCCGGACTCGACCAGCTCGACTTCGTGGTCGTCTCCCTGCCGCTGACGGCGCTGCTCGCGACCGACTGGTTCCGCGACGTCTTCACGTGGGACGTGATCCTGGTCGTCGTCGTCGTCACGCCGATCCTGCACGTCTCGACGAACGTGATCGCGTACAAGCTCGGACTGAAGAACGAACCCTGGTAG
- a CDS encoding proline dehydrogenase family protein, whose protein sequence is MIPPIADRFVAGESPAEALEHVRRLNGRNVKAIVNLLGEHYDERPPVRSDAAEYRALAGDIAGSNLDGCISVKPTQLGLDLGEDVFREELAGVVEAAADHGVFVWIDMEDHTTTDATLDAFEDLAREHEGGVGVCVQANLKRTRDDVERLADVPGKVRFVKGAYDEPADIAYRDAERVNREYEALLEYAFAHYDDGPTIAVGSHDPAMIERAIDLHEEYGTDCEFQMLMGVREDAQYDLAANYEVWQYVPYGPRWKSYFYRRAMERTENLRFALRAILGR, encoded by the coding sequence ATGATTCCGCCCATCGCGGACCGGTTCGTCGCGGGCGAGTCCCCGGCGGAGGCCCTCGAGCACGTCCGCCGGCTCAACGGCCGCAACGTCAAGGCGATCGTCAACCTGCTGGGCGAACACTACGACGAGCGCCCGCCCGTTCGCTCGGACGCGGCGGAGTACCGAGCGCTGGCCGGCGACATCGCGGGCTCGAACCTCGATGGGTGCATTTCGGTCAAACCCACCCAGTTGGGACTCGACCTCGGCGAAGACGTGTTCCGCGAGGAACTGGCTGGCGTCGTCGAGGCCGCAGCGGACCACGGCGTCTTCGTCTGGATCGACATGGAGGACCACACGACGACCGACGCGACTCTCGACGCCTTCGAGGACCTCGCACGCGAGCACGAGGGAGGTGTGGGGGTCTGCGTCCAGGCCAATCTCAAGCGGACCCGCGACGACGTCGAGCGGCTCGCCGACGTCCCCGGAAAGGTCCGGTTCGTCAAGGGCGCGTACGACGAGCCGGCCGACATTGCCTACAGAGACGCCGAGCGCGTGAACCGCGAGTACGAGGCCTTGCTCGAGTACGCCTTCGCCCACTACGACGACGGGCCGACGATCGCGGTCGGGAGCCACGATCCGGCGATGATCGAGCGCGCGATCGACCTGCACGAGGAGTACGGCACCGACTGCGAGTTCCAGATGCTCATGGGCGTGCGCGAGGATGCCCAGTACGACCTCGCCGCCAACTACGAGGTCTGGCAGTACGTCCCCTACGGCCCGCGCTGGAAGTCCTACTTCTACCGGCGCGCGATGGAACGGACGGAGAACCTCCGGTTCGCCCTGCGGGCGATCCTCGGCCGCTAA
- a CDS encoding DUF502 domain-containing protein translates to MASWKRDFASGLIVLGPILITLYAIYWLYGIVAGVTPGIILRPEALEPLGNPQTREQLAQFLRVVVALTVFTILTFSVGYLMRTTVGSLVERLVDNVANRVPVMRVIYNASKMAAETAFGEQESLQKPVKLEVWEGLRMTAFKTGKVTDDGREILFLPTSPNITTGYVIEVKPDRITELDEDVEDALTRVLSAGFGDADRQRGMDAGVSIDVVDETTNPNKNAEASDDD, encoded by the coding sequence ATGGCTTCGTGGAAGCGGGACTTCGCGAGCGGGCTCATCGTCCTCGGCCCGATTCTCATTACCCTCTACGCTATTTACTGGCTCTACGGAATCGTCGCCGGCGTCACGCCCGGGATCATACTCAGGCCCGAAGCGCTCGAGCCGCTCGGGAACCCGCAAACTCGCGAACAGCTCGCGCAGTTCCTGCGCGTCGTCGTCGCGCTGACCGTCTTTACGATCCTCACCTTTTCCGTCGGCTACCTCATGCGGACCACCGTCGGCAGCCTCGTCGAACGGCTCGTCGACAACGTCGCGAACCGCGTCCCCGTGATGCGGGTCATCTACAACGCCTCGAAGATGGCCGCCGAAACCGCCTTCGGCGAGCAGGAATCGCTCCAGAAGCCGGTCAAACTCGAGGTGTGGGAGGGGCTCCGGATGACGGCGTTCAAGACGGGGAAAGTGACCGACGACGGGCGGGAGATCCTCTTTCTGCCGACGTCGCCGAACATCACGACGGGGTACGTCATCGAAGTCAAGCCCGACCGGATCACCGAGCTCGACGAGGACGTCGAGGACGCGCTGACGCGGGTCTTAAGCGCCGGGTTCGGCGACGCGGATCGCCAGCGAGGGATGGACGCGGGAGTCTCGATCGACGTGGTCGACGAGACGACGAATCCGAACAAGAACGCGGAAGCGTCGGACGACGACTGA
- a CDS encoding DoxX family membrane protein translates to MRSLLQLPRSRSRERSEPETETASRASTTTRKGSEADSIAEDPLFRLGRAIFGGILAFTAVDNLRNLEERVQYADAKDAPAPERSVPAVSSALLAGGLGVALWRRPAAGAAAIAGFLAGTTPVMHDFWNEDDPETKQQELTHFLKNGALFGAALAFMTQGRRRDER, encoded by the coding sequence ATGCGATCACTACTCCAGCTACCGCGCTCGCGTTCTCGAGAGCGATCCGAACCGGAAACCGAAACCGCCTCACGAGCGAGCACGACCACACGGAAGGGGTCCGAAGCCGACTCGATCGCCGAAGACCCGCTGTTTCGCCTCGGCCGCGCCATCTTCGGCGGCATTCTCGCGTTCACCGCGGTGGACAACCTCCGGAACTTGGAGGAGCGGGTTCAGTACGCCGACGCCAAGGACGCACCGGCGCCCGAACGGTCGGTGCCCGCGGTCAGCTCCGCGCTGCTGGCCGGCGGGCTCGGCGTCGCGCTGTGGCGTCGGCCGGCGGCTGGCGCAGCCGCGATCGCCGGCTTCCTCGCAGGGACGACGCCCGTGATGCACGACTTCTGGAACGAGGACGATCCGGAGACAAAGCAGCAGGAACTCACCCACTTCCTCAAGAACGGCGCGCTGTTCGGCGCGGCGCTCGCGTTCATGACGCAGGGACGACGCCGGGACGAGCGGTAG
- a CDS encoding branched-chain amino acid transaminase encodes MGFDEMDVDTIWMDGEFVDWDDAQVHVLTHGLHYGSGVFEGARCYDTENGPAIFRWEEHLERLFQSAKPYDMDIDFTKEELTEATKELIQRQELESCYIRPIAFYGYNSLGVSPKDCPTKTAIAVWPWGAYLGEDALENGIEVMISSWRKHASSQIPTNAKTTGLYVNSMLAGEEARRNGFAEAIVLNKEGHVAEGPGENLFLVRDGEIYTPGLSESILDGITRDTVIELAEDLGYTVHDNVSISRGELHTADELFFTGSAAEVTPIRKVDNVVVGDGSRGPITEDIQSTFFEVVERKTDEYDEWFEYV; translated from the coding sequence ATGGGATTCGACGAGATGGACGTCGACACGATCTGGATGGACGGCGAGTTCGTCGACTGGGACGACGCGCAGGTCCACGTGCTCACCCACGGCCTCCACTACGGGAGCGGGGTCTTCGAGGGCGCGCGCTGCTACGACACCGAAAACGGGCCGGCGATCTTCCGCTGGGAGGAGCACTTAGAGCGGCTCTTTCAGTCCGCCAAGCCCTACGACATGGACATCGACTTTACGAAGGAGGAGCTCACCGAGGCGACCAAGGAGCTCATCCAGCGTCAGGAGTTGGAGTCCTGTTACATCCGGCCGATCGCCTTCTACGGCTACAACTCGCTGGGCGTGAGCCCGAAGGACTGCCCGACCAAGACCGCCATCGCGGTCTGGCCGTGGGGCGCCTACCTCGGCGAGGACGCCTTAGAGAACGGGATCGAAGTGATGATCTCCTCGTGGCGCAAGCACGCCTCGAGTCAGATTCCGACGAACGCGAAGACGACGGGACTGTACGTCAACAGCATGCTCGCGGGCGAGGAGGCCCGGCGCAACGGCTTCGCCGAGGCGATCGTCCTCAACAAGGAGGGCCACGTCGCCGAAGGCCCCGGCGAGAACCTCTTTCTCGTGCGCGACGGCGAGATCTACACGCCCGGCCTCTCGGAGTCGATCCTCGACGGCATCACCCGCGACACCGTGATCGAACTCGCCGAGGATCTGGGCTACACGGTCCACGACAACGTCTCGATCTCGCGGGGCGAACTTCACACGGCCGACGAGCTGTTCTTCACCGGCTCCGCGGCCGAGGTGACGCCGATCCGGAAGGTCGACAACGTCGTCGTCGGCGACGGCTCCCGCGGGCCGATCACCGAGGACATCCAGTCGACGTTCTTCGAGGTCGTCGAGCGTAAGACCGACGAGTACGACGAGTGGTTCGAGTACGTCTGA
- a CDS encoding winged helix-turn-helix transcriptional regulator encodes MTDTRRTIRAHVQSNAGIHFNELVRESEFAPGQIQYHVRRLLDEDDLVREEFYGRTHYYPPEYDEWERAALALFRRETSRDIVVYLIGDEPAAPRAVADALDIARSTLEYHLDRLVERGIVEKRYDDRNRVTLELAAPDRTGELLSEVEPTVPDRLVDRFTRLIDDLLEDASGSESA; translated from the coding sequence ATGACCGATACTCGACGTACGATCCGAGCGCACGTCCAGTCGAACGCCGGAATCCACTTCAACGAACTCGTCCGCGAATCGGAGTTCGCGCCGGGCCAGATCCAGTACCACGTCCGCCGGCTGCTCGACGAGGACGACCTCGTTCGCGAGGAGTTCTACGGCCGCACCCACTACTATCCCCCGGAGTACGACGAGTGGGAGCGCGCCGCGCTGGCGCTGTTCCGCCGCGAAACGAGCCGCGACATCGTCGTCTACCTGATCGGCGACGAACCCGCCGCTCCCCGAGCGGTCGCCGACGCCCTCGACATCGCCCGGAGCACCCTCGAGTACCACCTCGATCGGCTCGTCGAGCGCGGTATCGTCGAAAAGCGGTACGACGACCGGAACCGGGTCACGCTGGAACTCGCCGCGCCCGACCGGACCGGCGAGTTGCTTTCGGAAGTGGAGCCGACCGTTCCCGACCGGCTGGTCGATCGGTTCACGCGGCTTATCGACGACCTGCTCGAGGACGCGTCCGGGTCGGAGTCCGCGTAG
- a CDS encoding DUF7471 family protein: MDPTNSFDVGWLDPKLAPVLLAVIVLAVVGTTILFACGVVAYSRRRSRRYLLITVVLGLLVARSITGLGTVFGLVPMTAHHLVEHSFDFAIAVLVLYAVYRSGSDADRSAFESEGD; the protein is encoded by the coding sequence ATGGACCCTACGAACTCCTTCGATGTCGGGTGGCTGGACCCGAAACTCGCGCCGGTGTTACTCGCCGTCATCGTCCTGGCGGTCGTCGGGACGACGATCCTCTTCGCGTGCGGCGTCGTCGCGTACTCGCGGCGACGGTCGCGCCGGTACCTGCTGATCACGGTCGTTCTCGGCTTGCTCGTCGCGCGGTCGATCACCGGGCTCGGGACGGTGTTCGGACTCGTTCCGATGACTGCCCACCACCTCGTCGAACACAGCTTCGACTTCGCGATCGCCGTGCTCGTTCTCTACGCGGTCTACCGGAGCGGCTCCGACGCCGATCGGAGCGCGTTCGAATCCGAAGGCGACTGA
- the ribB gene encoding 3,4-dihydroxy-2-butanone-4-phosphate synthase → MTGRHAGPRSNANANANATADGGTAGAATDTADADGVDEALEALRAGEPILVHDAADREGETDLIYHADAVTPEAVARLRNDAGGLVCVALGHDVAEAFDLPFYGEEVDHPAAEAHELGYDDRSSFSLTVNHRDTYTGITDNDRSTTIRALGEAAAAPADTDFADQFRVPGHVHLLKAAPDLLSQREGHTELGIALANAADLPPAVVVCEMLDDETGEALSPADARAYANRHDFAYLEGRDVLERLG, encoded by the coding sequence ATGACGGGTCGACACGCGGGTCCGCGGTCGAACGCGAACGCAAACGCGAACGCGACCGCTGACGGCGGAACTGCGGGCGCGGCGACCGATACCGCCGACGCCGACGGCGTCGACGAGGCGCTCGAGGCGCTGCGAGCCGGCGAGCCGATCCTCGTCCACGACGCGGCCGACCGCGAGGGCGAGACGGACCTGATCTACCACGCCGACGCCGTCACGCCCGAGGCCGTCGCGCGCCTGCGCAACGACGCCGGCGGCCTCGTCTGCGTCGCGCTGGGCCACGACGTCGCCGAGGCGTTCGATCTCCCCTTCTACGGCGAGGAAGTCGACCACCCCGCGGCCGAGGCTCACGAGCTCGGCTACGACGACCGCTCGTCGTTCTCGCTGACGGTCAACCACCGCGACACCTACACCGGCATCACGGACAACGACCGCTCGACGACGATCCGGGCGCTCGGCGAGGCCGCCGCCGCGCCCGCAGACACTGACTTCGCCGACCAGTTCCGCGTTCCCGGCCACGTCCACCTCCTGAAGGCCGCGCCCGACCTGCTCTCCCAGCGCGAGGGTCACACCGAACTCGGCATCGCACTCGCGAACGCCGCCGATCTCCCGCCCGCGGTCGTCGTCTGCGAGATGCTAGACGACGAGACCGGCGAGGCGCTCTCGCCGGCCGACGCCCGCGCCTACGCTAACCGGCACGACTTCGCCTACCTCGAGGGCCGGGACGTCCTCGAGCGGCTGGGCTGA
- a CDS encoding DUF120 domain-containing protein — protein MSLTTESAVGHDELAVLKLLALEGGLEGDVKISCARLAERLDASNQTASRRLQRLESADLLERDTVSDGQWVAITDDGERALHAEYEDYRRIFETDAEVDLEGTVTSGMGEGRHYISLPGYNRQFEERLGYEPFPGTLNVDLREDSVRRRSAVSSLEPVPIDGWEDDDRTYGPAVCYPATISTSDGDTYDGAHTIAPERTHHDEDQLEVIAPDKLRDELGLEDGDHVTVSVGDRE, from the coding sequence ATGTCACTGACAACGGAGTCCGCCGTCGGCCACGACGAACTTGCGGTTCTCAAGCTGTTGGCCCTCGAGGGCGGGCTCGAGGGCGACGTCAAGATTTCCTGCGCCCGCCTCGCGGAGCGGCTCGACGCGTCGAACCAGACCGCCTCGCGGCGGCTGCAGCGTCTGGAGAGCGCGGACCTGCTCGAGCGCGACACCGTCAGCGACGGCCAGTGGGTCGCGATCACCGACGACGGTGAGCGCGCCCTCCACGCGGAGTACGAGGACTACCGCCGCATCTTCGAGACGGACGCCGAAGTCGACCTCGAGGGGACCGTCACCAGCGGCATGGGGGAAGGTCGCCACTATATCTCGCTGCCGGGCTACAACCGCCAATTCGAGGAACGCCTCGGCTACGAGCCGTTCCCGGGCACGCTGAACGTCGACCTGCGCGAGGACAGCGTCCGCCGGCGCAGCGCCGTCTCCTCGCTCGAACCGGTGCCGATCGACGGCTGGGAGGACGACGACCGGACCTACGGCCCCGCCGTCTGCTACCCCGCGACGATCAGTACCAGCGATGGCGACACCTACGACGGCGCCCACACGATCGCCCCCGAGCGCACCCACCACGACGAGGACCAGCTCGAGGTCATCGCGCCGGACAAGCTGCGCGACGAACTCGGGCTCGAGGACGGCGATCACGTCACCGTCTCGGTGGGTGATCGCGAATGA
- a CDS encoding histidine kinase codes for MSLRSFLDAVGPREHALAVVGDATEPLEEMLAETFAETQIDIESGGPGETVAASDLAALDLEANPGEDTVVVLLENETPVAASTMDELYESLLAINSDLFTTGARALGEIELPDVLANLADTRLRLRGYPLAHNEKLVLILLSRYIEQRAHVADGGTLRAAFQRLSRLDDEVGTLAVYAELERAAVDVHVYGTPPTDESAAVRDLDVATHTGTDGEYRNCWFVVYDPADPIADPDPAALLCLETEPRIWDGFWTFDPERVAALEAYVATEL; via the coding sequence GTGAGTCTCCGATCGTTTCTCGACGCCGTCGGGCCCAGGGAGCACGCGCTGGCCGTCGTCGGCGACGCGACCGAGCCGCTCGAGGAGATGCTCGCGGAGACGTTCGCGGAGACGCAGATCGACATCGAGTCAGGGGGACCGGGTGAGACAGTTGCAGCGTCCGATCTCGCCGCGCTCGATCTCGAGGCGAATCCCGGAGAAGACACCGTCGTCGTGTTACTCGAGAACGAGACGCCGGTCGCGGCCTCCACGATGGACGAACTCTACGAGTCGCTGCTCGCGATTAACTCCGACCTCTTTACGACCGGCGCGCGCGCGCTCGGCGAGATCGAGCTCCCCGACGTGCTCGCGAACCTCGCGGACACTCGCCTGCGTCTGCGGGGGTATCCGCTCGCCCACAACGAGAAACTGGTCCTCATTTTGCTCTCGCGGTACATCGAGCAACGCGCCCACGTCGCCGACGGCGGCACGCTCCGCGCGGCGTTCCAGCGGCTCTCGCGGCTCGACGACGAGGTCGGCACGCTGGCGGTCTACGCGGAACTCGAGCGCGCGGCCGTCGACGTCCACGTGTACGGCACTCCACCGACCGACGAATCGGCCGCGGTCCGCGACCTCGACGTTGCGACCCACACCGGCACGGACGGTGAGTATCGAAACTGCTGGTTCGTCGTCTACGATCCCGCCGATCCGATAGCCGACCCGGATCCCGCGGCGTTGCTGTGCCTCGAGACCGAACCGCGGATCTGGGACGGCTTCTGGACCTTCGATCCGGAGCGCGTCGCCGCCCTCGAAGCGTATGTAGCGACCGAACTGTAG
- a CDS encoding helix-turn-helix transcriptional regulator yields the protein MGDPTAPREHIAFLVRSDARIDILTRLFESGPATQRELRTELDSSRSTVARSLSALEECGWVERHADGHRLTPVGTLVAEGFLDFVETLRAAEDLSPFLEWFPLAEYDLEIDQLEGAAITPSTPGDPYKPGRAQTEFMRSTSRFRAFLPSTELEGTKLLHERVTNGDLEAELIVSPAVERTIESASFAPLYREQLRTDRMAVFVSDEPLPFYLGIDDDWTIQLGVEDDEGFPRALLETAEPSVAEWATELYREYRSNARRKPSAAFEDRLAGDR from the coding sequence ATGGGGGACCCGACGGCGCCACGCGAACACATTGCGTTTCTCGTTCGGTCGGACGCGCGGATCGACATCCTGACGCGGCTGTTCGAGTCGGGGCCGGCAACGCAACGCGAACTGCGGACGGAACTGGACAGTTCGCGGTCGACGGTCGCCCGGTCGCTCTCCGCGCTCGAGGAGTGCGGCTGGGTCGAGCGCCACGCCGACGGCCACCGGCTGACGCCCGTCGGCACGCTCGTCGCCGAGGGGTTTCTGGACTTCGTCGAGACCCTCCGCGCGGCGGAGGACCTCTCGCCGTTCCTCGAGTGGTTTCCGCTCGCCGAGTACGACCTCGAGATCGACCAGCTCGAGGGCGCGGCGATCACCCCCTCGACGCCCGGCGACCCGTACAAACCGGGCCGCGCACAGACGGAGTTTATGCGGTCGACGAGCCGATTTCGCGCGTTTCTCCCGTCGACCGAACTCGAGGGGACCAAGCTCCTCCACGAACGGGTCACGAACGGCGACCTCGAGGCCGAACTGATCGTCTCTCCGGCGGTCGAACGGACGATCGAGTCGGCGTCGTTCGCCCCGCTGTACCGCGAGCAGCTACGGACCGATCGGATGGCGGTCTTCGTGTCCGACGAGCCGCTTCCGTTTTACCTCGGCATCGACGACGACTGGACGATTCAACTCGGCGTGGAGGACGACGAGGGGTTCCCGCGGGCCCTGCTGGAAACGGCCGAGCCGTCGGTCGCGGAGTGGGCGACCGAACTGTACCGGGAGTATCGGTCGAACGCTCGGCGCAAACCCTCCGCGGCGTTCGAAGACCGGCTTGCTGGCGATCGGTGA
- a CDS encoding DUF7344 domain-containing protein has translation MGDANRLRRDELHRIAANERRRAIVATIRDRGAVTVDELVATVAEREPQPTTSGSIDRRTAIEVELLHVHIPMLRAAGVVDFDPTQRKVTPGKHLERVDELLSEEYALASP, from the coding sequence ATGGGGGACGCCAATCGGCTACGTCGGGACGAACTACACAGAATCGCGGCGAACGAGCGGCGGCGAGCGATCGTCGCGACGATCCGCGACAGGGGGGCCGTCACCGTCGACGAACTGGTCGCGACGGTCGCCGAGCGCGAACCGCAGCCGACGACGTCAGGGTCGATCGATCGACGGACCGCGATCGAAGTCGAACTGCTGCACGTGCATATTCCGATGCTCCGTGCAGCGGGGGTGGTCGACTTCGATCCCACTCAGCGGAAGGTCACGCCCGGCAAGCACCTCGAGCGCGTCGACGAACTGCTGTCGGAAGAATACGCGCTGGCGTCTCCGTAA